The Komagataeibacter sp. FNDCR2 nucleotide sequence ATCCTTGATGAACCGACCACCGGCCTGCATACGGAAGATGTGCGCAAGCTGCTCGAAGTGCTGCACGCGCTGGTCGATCAGGGCAATACGGTGGTGGTGATCGAGCATAACCTCGAAGTCATCAAGACAGCCGACTGGGTGATCGACATGGGCCCGGAGGGCGGTGACGGGGGCGGCCGGATCGTGGCCAGCGGCACGCCCGAACAGATCGCGGCCTGCGCCGCCAGCCATACCGGGCGATTCCTCAAGCCCCTGCTGGGTGACAGGCCGGAGGCGCCGGTCGCGCCGCCGCCCGCCACAAAGGGGCGCGGCAAAAAAGCCACACTGGCCAAAGCGCCCGAGAATGTAAAAAAGAAGGCAAAACCGGCAAAAGCCGGGCGCAAAACGGCAAAGTAAGCCCGGCTCCGCGCCATGGATGGGGCGGTGGAGATAAAAAAACCGGGCCGATGGTGCGAAAAACACTTGCATCGCACCATCGGCTGGCCCTATCAGCGCCTCTCTTGGCCCAAGGGGGCAATCTTGCCCAACAGGCTATCTACTGGTTTTGGGGTACGTGATGAACGCACTTGCTCAACTGGGGATGGTCTCGGAACACCCGAGCGATAACCAGATTTCTTCAGCGCCGTTTTCGTCCGAGGACGACCGGAAGGACTATTTCGTCGAGAAAGACGGAATGAAGTTTGCGGGAACGCACCTTCTTGTTGATCTTTGGGACGCCCGGAATCTAGACGATCCGGAGCAGATCGACCGTACCCTGTGCGAGGCCGCCGTAACGGCCGGGGCCACGATCCTGCACAGCCACTTCCACCACTTCACGCCCAATGGCGGCGTGTCGGGCGTGGTGGTCCTGGCGGAAAGCCACATCTCCATCCACACATGGCCCGAGCGGAATTTCGCCGCCGTGGATATTTTCATGTGTGGGGCGTGCGATCCGCACCTTGCCATTCCGGTCATGCAGCGCCTGTTCCAGGCCGGCCGGATCGAGGTGGACGAGCAGCGCCGTGGGCGCGTCTCGCTCTAGCGCCTGGGGCCGGGGTGGTCTTGCCATGCCCGGCCTGCCTTCAGCAAAAATCAGGTATCGGGCCGGATGCATGTCCGGCCCGTGCTTTTTCATGTGTATTGATTAGGACGGAAGGGGAACCGCAATGTCCCGTGAGTGGATCAGCGAGGGCCTGTACGAAGGCTGGCGGCAGGAACTGCGTGTGGACCGGCTGCTGGCGCGGACAAAAAGCGCGTTTCAGGATATCGTCGTGTTCGAGAATGTCGATCTCGGCCGCGTCCTGATGCTTGACGGCGTGGTCCAGATCACCGAGCGGGATGAGTTCGTCTATCAGGAAATGCTGACCCACGTTCCCCTGCTGGAACATGGTGATGCGAAGCGCGTGCTGATCATCGGCGCGGGTGACGGCGGGGTGCTGCGCCGCGTGCTTGAGCACGGCACGGTGGAAAAGGCCGTGATGGTCGAGATCGATGGCGACGTGATCGAGCTGTCCAAGACGTTCCTGCCCTCCATCGCGGGTGATGCCTGGACCGATCCGCGCGCCGAGGTGATCGTGGGCGACGGGATCGAATACGTCACCAACGCCGCCGATGGCGCGTTTGACGTCATCATCGTGGACAGCACCGACCCGATCGGCGTGGGCGAGGTGCTGTTTACCGATTCGTTCTACAGACACTGCGCGCGTATCCTCAGCGCCAACGGCATTATCGTGAACCAGTGCGGCGTGCCGTTCATGCAGGCCGATGAACTGCGGGACACCAGCGCGCGGCGGGCGCAGTTCTT carries:
- the speE gene encoding polyamine aminopropyltransferase, with amino-acid sequence MSREWISEGLYEGWRQELRVDRLLARTKSAFQDIVVFENVDLGRVLMLDGVVQITERDEFVYQEMLTHVPLLEHGDAKRVLIIGAGDGGVLRRVLEHGTVEKAVMVEIDGDVIELSKTFLPSIAGDAWTDPRAEVIVGDGIEYVTNAADGAFDVIIVDSTDPIGVGEVLFTDSFYRHCARILSANGIIVNQCGVPFMQADELRDTSARRAQFFAHVSAYVAAVPTYVGGFMTLGVAAKGAVPGQHSADVIRARAQKAGIGADCRYWTPEMHAASFILPPYIAKNLPR
- the speD gene encoding adenosylmethionine decarboxylase, with translation MNALAQLGMVSEHPSDNQISSAPFSSEDDRKDYFVEKDGMKFAGTHLLVDLWDARNLDDPEQIDRTLCEAAVTAGATILHSHFHHFTPNGGVSGVVVLAESHISIHTWPERNFAAVDIFMCGACDPHLAIPVMQRLFQAGRIEVDEQRRGRVSL